A region of Malaciobacter marinus DNA encodes the following proteins:
- a CDS encoding ankyrin repeat domain-containing protein, translating to MEISAEELKRYEELQLFALDYARQGKTEDLKAMLEAKMPVDLSDSKGNTLLMLASYNGNYETAKMILNFNAKVDKKNDRGQTPLAGVCFKGYFDIVKLLVEANANIYENNGMKTTPIMFASIFGNYEIVNYLNSKSKNNFTNRFYLKLSKLFSLFKIKNRLK from the coding sequence ATGGAAATATCAGCTGAAGAATTAAAAAGATATGAAGAACTTCAACTATTTGCTTTAGATTATGCAAGGCAAGGAAAAACAGAAGATTTAAAAGCTATGTTAGAAGCCAAAATGCCAGTTGACTTATCAGATTCTAAAGGTAATACACTATTAATGTTAGCTTCATATAATGGAAATTATGAAACAGCAAAGATGATTCTTAACTTTAATGCAAAAGTTGATAAGAAAAATGATAGAGGGCAAACTCCATTAGCAGGAGTTTGCTTTAAGGGTTACTTTGATATTGTAAAACTTTTAGTAGAAGCAAATGCTAATATTTATGAAAATAATGGAATGAAAACAACACCTATAATGTTTGCTTCTATTTTTGGAAATTATGAAATTGTGAATTATTTAAATTCAAAGAGCAAAAATAACTTTACAAATAGATTTTATTTAAAGCTTTCAAAACTATTTAGTCTATTTAAAATAAAAAATAGACTAAAATAG
- a CDS encoding PAS domain-containing sensor histidine kinase, protein MLFKSNKKYTLSDIQKLFSQIPVIFILLLAILSLIISYFLLETKKNTKIDLLKQKAFLNYEFKKKQELNEFRIKVKEQLKEIFLHEEILLKKVTYKTIGYLESNSLSKFELLTDYLKKIEKNNNIELVVFTKNNLNILYGKESIYYLKKLIFNTNKTIHEDVTLKYIYSQGQNNLQYWKDDLKKTVRLSFFDKININGYEYYIGSLSTINSIKEITKEALINTIQKENYNIWFYDVIMQDTYNFHGKKRFHKSNVLLKNKKNNISYNILEYYFIDNEYSNLFNNTFFYDKYNFLIASFYNTNEITKEIKDKIGKITKEYNNLFFQIFTLIIATTLFLVLFTYIFSNFINNIFKEYNDKLENKTLSLEHWKKRFELAIIASNDGLWDIDFKTKKIYFSDKWFDMFGYKKDEVQTFSDWFSLIHNEDKKNVEKLFDKIFAKVDDTFICEYRLQTKNEGFKWVLARGKAFTNNTDELDRMLMMSMDIDKNKRMKKELLDVEYLVEDGKIVIFKLNNDKDLTVKYISNSIKTFGYTKKDFESESMNFMNLIHEDDKNKMQVAINAALKNDLPNFTVECRIRNLANEIRWISSRVILIKNHSGEISYFYGYINDITKIKLSEEELKLKVEDEVKKNRDKDRLLIQQSKLAAMGEMLGNIAHQWRQPLNNVSLIIQFLRDNYHNESITKPQLEKFINKANKHIEYMSETIDDFKNFYKPSKTQTNFSIKESINTLLYMIKNQYSNDNIKIEFDCEDIIITGYENELKQALLNILNNAKDALLLKKEQKEFEAIITIFVKKVQNSLIIEISNNGDNIKDEIIDKIFEPYFTTKFEHQGTGIGLYMTKSIIQTNMKGKIEVENIKDGVKFIITLNI, encoded by the coding sequence ATGCTATTTAAATCTAATAAAAAATATACTCTTTCTGATATCCAAAAACTTTTTTCTCAAATTCCAGTAATATTTATTTTATTACTTGCAATACTATCTTTAATCATCTCTTATTTTCTTTTAGAAACAAAAAAAAATACAAAAATAGATTTACTTAAACAAAAAGCCTTTTTAAACTATGAATTTAAAAAAAAACAAGAACTAAATGAATTTAGAATCAAAGTAAAAGAGCAATTAAAGGAAATATTTTTACATGAAGAGATTTTACTAAAAAAAGTTACTTATAAAACAATAGGATATTTAGAATCAAACTCATTAAGTAAGTTTGAATTACTAACTGATTATTTAAAGAAAATTGAAAAAAACAATAATATCGAACTTGTTGTTTTTACAAAAAATAATCTAAATATTTTATATGGAAAAGAGTCTATTTATTATCTTAAAAAACTTATTTTTAATACAAATAAAACAATACATGAAGATGTAACTTTAAAATATATTTATTCACAAGGTCAAAACAATCTACAATATTGGAAAGATGATTTAAAAAAAACTGTAAGATTAAGTTTTTTTGATAAAATAAATATCAATGGATATGAGTATTATATTGGTTCATTGTCTACAATTAACTCAATAAAAGAGATTACAAAAGAAGCACTAATAAATACAATACAAAAAGAAAACTATAATATTTGGTTTTATGATGTAATAATGCAGGATACTTACAATTTCCATGGTAAAAAAAGATTTCATAAATCAAATGTACTCTTAAAAAATAAAAAAAATAATATCTCTTATAATATATTAGAATACTATTTTATTGATAACGAATATAGCAATCTATTTAATAACACATTTTTTTACGACAAATATAATTTTTTAATTGCTTCTTTTTATAATACAAATGAAATAACAAAAGAGATTAAAGATAAAATAGGAAAAATAACAAAAGAGTACAACAATTTATTTTTTCAAATTTTTACCTTAATTATTGCTACGACATTATTTTTAGTATTATTTACTTATATTTTTTCTAATTTTATTAATAATATATTTAAAGAATACAATGATAAACTTGAGAATAAAACACTCTCTTTAGAACACTGGAAAAAAAGATTTGAATTAGCAATTATTGCTTCAAATGATGGTTTATGGGATATTGACTTTAAAACAAAGAAAATATATTTTTCAGATAAGTGGTTTGATATGTTTGGTTATAAAAAAGACGAAGTACAAACATTTTCAGATTGGTTTTCACTAATACATAATGAAGATAAAAAAAATGTAGAAAAACTTTTTGATAAAATTTTTGCAAAAGTTGATGATACTTTTATATGTGAATATAGACTTCAAACAAAAAATGAAGGTTTTAAATGGGTTTTAGCAAGAGGAAAAGCTTTCACTAACAACACAGATGAATTAGATAGAATGCTTATGATGTCTATGGATATTGACAAAAATAAAAGAATGAAAAAAGAGCTTTTAGATGTAGAGTATTTAGTTGAAGATGGGAAAATTGTTATTTTTAAACTTAATAATGATAAAGATTTAACGGTTAAATATATTTCAAATAGTATTAAAACTTTTGGATATACAAAAAAAGATTTTGAATCAGAATCTATGAATTTTATGAATTTAATTCATGAAGATGATAAAAATAAAATGCAAGTAGCAATCAATGCTGCATTAAAAAATGATTTACCAAACTTTACAGTTGAGTGTAGAATAAGAAACTTAGCAAATGAGATAAGATGGATATCAAGTAGAGTAATCTTGATTAAAAATCATTCTGGAGAAATATCATATTTTTATGGCTATATAAATGATATTACTAAAATAAAATTAAGTGAAGAAGAGTTAAAACTAAAAGTAGAAGATGAAGTTAAAAAAAATAGAGATAAAGATAGACTTTTAATTCAACAAAGTAAATTAGCCGCAATGGGAGAAATGCTTGGAAATATAGCTCATCAATGGAGACAACCTTTAAATAATGTATCATTAATTATTCAATTTTTAAGAGATAATTATCACAATGAATCAATTACAAAACCTCAACTTGAAAAATTTATAAATAAAGCAAATAAACACATAGAGTATATGAGTGAAACAATAGATGATTTTAAAAATTTTTACAAACCTTCAAAAACACAAACAAATTTTTCTATAAAAGAGTCTATAAACACACTACTATATATGATAAAAAATCAATACTCAAATGACAATATAAAAATAGAGTTTGATTGTGAAGATATAATAATAACAGGCTATGAAAATGAATTGAAACAAGCATTATTAAATATTTTAAATAATGCAAAAGATGCTTTACTTTTAAAAAAAGAGCAAAAAGAGTTTGAAGCAATAATTACAATTTTTGTCAAAAAAGTACAAAATAGTTTAATCATAGAAATTTCAAATAATGGAGATAATATAAAAGATGAAATAATTGATAAAATATTTGAACCTTATTTTACAACAAAGTTTGAGCATCAAGGCACTGGTATAGGTCTTTATATGACAAAATCAATTATACAAACAAATATGAAAGGTAAAATTGAAGTAGAAAATATAAAAGATGGTGTGAAATTTATAATCACACTAAATATTTAA
- a CDS encoding TAXI family TRAP transporter solute-binding subunit yields MSKLSFLKKLFVSSAITTVMLTSANAAKNESKYVIATASTGGTYYPVGVGIATIASLKLAKSSNLTFSAITSAGSGENIDMLEKGEVNFAILQGLFGSMAWQGKAKYKNNPKKNLRSISMLWQNVEQFTITKEYAKTGNINDLKNLYGERFSIGGRSSGSRVSAETIMESLGINYNKMNIQYLGYTPSSTALQDGKIEGMNTPSGPPTSAVTNAFASIGNDKIKVLDFNKNDLKKISDNYPVWTPFTIKAGTYPGQDKDINTIAQPNLLVVTKDTPEETVYLLTKTIYENLPFLNTVHKATKAMSLNKAISGLPMPLHPGAVRFYKEKGIDIPKSLILE; encoded by the coding sequence ATGTCAAAATTGTCATTTTTAAAAAAGCTTTTTGTTTCATCTGCAATAACTACAGTTATGTTAACAAGTGCAAATGCAGCAAAAAATGAATCAAAATATGTAATTGCAACAGCAAGTACAGGTGGGACTTATTATCCAGTAGGTGTAGGAATTGCAACAATTGCTTCATTAAAATTAGCAAAAAGTAGTAATCTAACTTTTTCAGCAATTACATCAGCTGGTTCTGGTGAAAATATTGATATGCTTGAAAAAGGTGAAGTGAATTTTGCTATTTTACAAGGTCTTTTTGGTTCTATGGCTTGGCAAGGAAAAGCTAAATATAAAAATAATCCAAAGAAAAATTTAAGATCAATTTCTATGTTATGGCAAAATGTTGAACAATTTACTATAACAAAAGAGTATGCAAAAACTGGAAATATCAATGATTTAAAAAATCTTTATGGTGAAAGATTTTCAATTGGTGGAAGAAGTTCAGGTTCTAGAGTTTCTGCTGAAACAATTATGGAATCTCTTGGTATAAACTATAATAAAATGAATATACAATACTTAGGATATACTCCAAGTTCAACTGCTTTACAAGATGGTAAAATTGAGGGTATGAATACTCCATCTGGTCCTCCAACATCAGCTGTTACAAATGCTTTTGCGTCTATTGGAAATGATAAAATAAAAGTATTAGATTTTAATAAAAATGATTTAAAGAAAATAAGTGATAATTATCCAGTATGGACTCCTTTTACTATTAAAGCAGGAACATACCCAGGACAAGACAAAGATATCAATACAATTGCTCAACCAAATTTACTAGTTGTTACAAAAGATACACCAGAAGAGACTGTATATCTTTTAACAAAAACAATTTATGAAAACTTGCCATTTTTAAATACTGTTCATAAAGCTACAAAAGCTATGTCTTTAAATAAAGCTATATCAGGTCTTCCTATGCCTTTACATCCAGGTGCAGTTAGATTTTATAAAGAAAAAGGAATTGATATTCCTAAAAGTCTTATTTTAGAATAA
- the lhgO gene encoding L-2-hydroxyglutarate oxidase — translation MYDYLIIGAGIIGLNIAKNLKERFPSSKILLLEKEKEVGLHSSGRNSGVLHAGFYYTANSLKAKFTKEGNEALKKFVKQRGLKINECKKVVVATNDKELEGLEELKRRGDANSVELQWLDEKSLSKLYPNIKTYKKALLCPSTATVNPKEVTKEFAKVIQELKIELILDCKYISSNCNVVSTTKGDFQAMKVINCAGLYADTIAKDFGFSKDYVIIPFKGIYLKDKNNNSNLKTNIYPVPNLANPFLGVHYTLTVDNESKIGPTAIPAFWRENYKGFDNFKLKEFIQILYYESKLFISNAFGFRSLAFSEIKKYSLSHLKNLAMTLTNKKMNHKGFDSWSTPGIRAQLLNKNTLELVQDFVVESDENSIHVLNAVSPAFTSSIPFANWVVEEHILKTTN, via the coding sequence ATGTATGATTACTTAATAATTGGTGCTGGTATTATAGGATTAAATATTGCGAAGAATTTAAAAGAAAGGTTTCCCTCTTCAAAAATTCTACTTTTAGAAAAAGAGAAAGAAGTAGGATTACATAGTTCAGGTAGAAATTCAGGAGTTTTACATGCAGGTTTTTATTACACTGCAAACTCATTAAAAGCTAAGTTCACAAAAGAGGGAAATGAAGCATTAAAAAAGTTTGTTAAACAAAGAGGTTTAAAAATAAATGAATGTAAAAAAGTGGTTGTAGCTACAAATGATAAGGAGCTTGAGGGATTAGAAGAGCTTAAAAGAAGAGGTGATGCAAATAGTGTTGAACTTCAATGGCTAGATGAAAAAAGTTTAAGTAAACTTTATCCTAATATTAAAACATATAAAAAAGCTTTACTATGTCCAAGTACAGCTACTGTAAATCCAAAAGAAGTTACAAAAGAGTTTGCAAAAGTTATTCAAGAATTAAAAATAGAGCTTATTTTAGATTGTAAATATATCTCAAGTAATTGCAATGTAGTATCTACAACAAAAGGAGATTTTCAAGCTATGAAAGTTATAAACTGCGCAGGTTTATATGCTGATACAATAGCAAAAGATTTTGGATTTTCAAAAGATTATGTAATTATTCCATTTAAAGGCATATATTTAAAAGATAAAAATAATAATTCAAATTTAAAAACAAATATTTATCCTGTACCAAATCTTGCTAATCCTTTTTTAGGAGTACATTATACTTTAACAGTGGATAATGAAAGTAAAATTGGACCTACTGCTATTCCTGCATTTTGGAGAGAGAATTATAAAGGTTTTGATAACTTTAAGTTAAAAGAGTTTATTCAAATTTTATATTATGAATCAAAACTATTTATAAGTAATGCTTTTGGTTTTAGAAGTTTAGCTTTTAGTGAGATAAAAAAATATTCATTATCTCATCTAAAAAATCTTGCAATGACTCTTACAAATAAAAAAATGAATCATAAGGGCTTTGATTCATGGTCAACTCCTGGAATTAGAGCACAATTATTAAATAAAAATACTTTAGAATTAGTACAAGATTTTGTAGTTGAATCAGATGAAAATTCAATACATGTACTAAATGCTGTTAGCCCTGCTTTTACATCATCAATTCCCTTTGCAAATTGGGTAGTTGAAGAACATATATTAAAAACAACAAACTAA
- a CDS encoding catalase, with amino-acid sequence MKKTMTTTAGNPISDNQNSITAGERGPVLMQDYQLIEKLAHQNRERIPERVVHANGSAAYGKLVITEDISKYTKAKVLQKSEETKLLLRFSTVAGERGAADAERDVRGFALKFYTKEGNWDLVGNNTPVFFVRDAYKFPDFIHTQKRHPQTNLRSNTAAWDFWSLSPESLHQVTILMSNRGLPKSYRHINGYGSHTYSLINEKNERFWVKFHFKTMQGIETITDKEAEEIVGKDRESNQRDLFENINQGNYPKWSFEIQIMTEEEALACSFNPFDLTKVWPHSDYPMIKVGELTLNENPKNYFNEVEQASFSPSNVVAGIGFSPDKMLQARIFSYPDAHRYRVGTHYEMLPVNRPIVDVKTYHADGAMNYDQKDISDAYYEPNSFDGPVEDKAFEEPALKIEDTYAKRYDHRESNDDFSQPRALFNLMNENEKEQLFGNIARAMDGVPLNIINRQLELFGKIDKAYKMGVKKALGI; translated from the coding sequence ATGAAAAAGACTATGACAACAACTGCGGGAAATCCAATTTCGGATAATCAAAACTCAATAACAGCAGGAGAACGTGGTCCTGTACTTATGCAAGATTATCAGTTAATAGAAAAATTAGCCCATCAAAATAGAGAAAGAATTCCTGAACGAGTTGTACATGCAAATGGTAGTGCAGCTTATGGAAAGCTTGTTATTACAGAAGATATTTCAAAATATACAAAAGCAAAAGTTTTACAAAAATCAGAAGAGACAAAGCTTTTACTTAGATTTTCTACAGTTGCAGGTGAAAGAGGTGCTGCTGATGCAGAAAGAGATGTAAGAGGTTTTGCTCTTAAGTTTTATACAAAAGAGGGCAATTGGGATTTAGTAGGAAATAATACACCTGTTTTTTTCGTAAGAGATGCATACAAATTCCCAGATTTTATTCATACTCAAAAAAGACATCCACAAACAAATTTAAGAAGCAATACCGCTGCTTGGGATTTTTGGTCGTTAAGTCCAGAAAGTTTACACCAAGTAACAATATTGATGTCAAATAGAGGTTTACCAAAATCATATAGACATATAAATGGATATGGTTCACATACATATAGCTTAATAAATGAAAAAAATGAAAGATTTTGGGTTAAGTTTCACTTTAAAACTATGCAAGGAATAGAAACTATTACAGATAAAGAAGCAGAAGAGATTGTTGGAAAAGATAGAGAATCAAATCAAAGAGATTTATTTGAAAATATTAATCAAGGAAATTATCCTAAATGGAGTTTTGAAATTCAAATAATGACAGAAGAAGAGGCTTTGGCATGTTCTTTTAATCCTTTTGATTTAACAAAAGTTTGGCCACATAGTGATTATCCAATGATAAAAGTTGGAGAACTTACACTAAATGAAAATCCAAAAAATTATTTCAATGAAGTAGAACAAGCATCTTTCTCACCTTCAAATGTAGTTGCTGGAATAGGTTTTTCACCTGATAAGATGCTTCAAGCTAGAATCTTTTCTTATCCAGATGCCCATAGATATAGAGTGGGTACTCATTATGAAATGTTACCTGTAAATAGACCAATAGTTGATGTTAAAACTTATCATGCTGATGGTGCTATGAATTATGATCAAAAAGATATAAGCGATGCATATTATGAACCAAATAGTTTTGATGGGCCAGTTGAAGATAAAGCTTTTGAAGAACCAGCTTTAAAAATAGAAGATACTTATGCTAAAAGATATGACCATAGAGAAAGCAATGATGATTTTTCTCAACCAAGAGCACTCTTTAATTTAATGAATGAAAATGAAAAAGAACAGCTTTTTGGAAATATAGCTCGTGCAATGGATGGAGTTCCTTTAAATATAATAAATAGACAATTAGAATTATTTGGAAAAATTGATAAAGCATATAAAATGGGAGTAAAAAAAGCATTAGGAATTTAA
- a CDS encoding AEC family transporter, producing MIHIFTAIIPIFSLIMIGYFLKKIQFPSVEFWPQADKLTYYVLMPSLLIYKLATASFEGINSINFVLTALFTISLVLIILILINKIFNFKGDSFTSIVQGSIRFNTYVFLALADSVFGDKGLVLAAILMMFVIPFINIICISIFALYVNDSKLTFLYLIKSIITNPLIVACFLGGFINFMGIELFSSFDKILEILSSAALPLGLLSVGFGLVIKEITSSKEEIVITNIAKLVLTPLIMFVIADFFKLNDFMISILIIFAVLPTAPSSFVLARQLGGNIKLMSSIITVQTLLSAFFIMLVLNYFI from the coding sequence ATGATACATATTTTCACAGCGATTATTCCTATTTTTTCCTTGATTATGATTGGCTACTTTTTAAAAAAGATACAATTTCCCTCAGTGGAGTTTTGGCCACAAGCAGATAAGTTAACATATTATGTATTAATGCCATCATTATTGATTTATAAACTTGCAACTGCATCTTTTGAAGGGATTAATAGTATAAATTTTGTTTTAACTGCACTTTTTACTATATCTTTAGTTTTGATAATCTTAATTTTAATAAATAAAATATTTAATTTTAAAGGTGACTCTTTTACTTCAATAGTTCAAGGTTCAATTAGATTTAATACTTATGTATTTTTAGCTTTAGCTGATTCTGTTTTTGGTGATAAAGGATTGGTTTTAGCTGCTATATTAATGATGTTTGTAATTCCTTTTATTAATATTATTTGTATATCTATTTTTGCTCTTTATGTAAATGATAGTAAATTAACATTTTTATATTTAATAAAATCTATAATCACTAATCCTTTAATTGTGGCATGTTTTCTAGGTGGATTTATAAATTTTATGGGAATTGAGCTTTTCTCAAGCTTTGATAAGATATTAGAAATTTTAAGTTCTGCTGCTCTTCCTCTTGGACTTTTATCAGTTGGTTTTGGTTTAGTTATAAAAGAGATAACTTCATCTAAAGAGGAGATAGTTATTACAAACATAGCCAAACTTGTGTTAACTCCTTTGATTATGTTTGTTATAGCTGATTTTTTTAAATTAAATGACTTTATGATTTCTATACTCATAATTTTTGCAGTTTTGCCAACAGCTCCATCATCTTTTGTTTTGGCAAGACAACTTGGAGGTAATATAAAACTAATGTCATCTATTATTACTGTGCAAACTTTATTATCTGCATTTTTTATTATGCTTGTTTTAAATTATTTTATATAG
- a CDS encoding response regulator transcription factor, producing the protein MDKITTRVLLVEDEEDAREILSFYLDTIFDEVQIACDGQEGLNIYKKYYEEEKSFDLVLTDIKMPNKDGLTMVEDITKLNDEQKFIIVSAYKDEEYLFKSIGLNIISYFVKPLEIKTVMEILKKVKSKVLEDKSKNENLSEIINLNKTYSFNTKTNLLYKKDELIHLSKKETLLLKALITNIKQIKTKEFLKKSIWNDTNTSDATMRTVIKRVKDKVSDDDFISSIKGIGYIIE; encoded by the coding sequence ATGGATAAGATAACTACAAGAGTTTTATTAGTTGAGGATGAAGAAGATGCAAGAGAAATATTAAGCTTTTATCTTGATACAATTTTTGATGAAGTTCAAATTGCTTGTGATGGGCAAGAGGGTCTTAATATTTATAAAAAGTATTATGAAGAAGAAAAATCTTTTGACTTAGTTCTAACAGATATAAAAATGCCAAATAAAGATGGCTTAACTATGGTAGAAGATATAACAAAACTAAACGATGAACAAAAATTTATTATTGTATCTGCATATAAAGATGAAGAGTATTTATTTAAATCAATAGGATTAAATATAATATCATATTTTGTAAAACCATTAGAAATAAAAACGGTAATGGAGATTTTAAAAAAAGTAAAATCAAAAGTTTTAGAAGACAAATCAAAAAATGAAAATTTAAGTGAAATAATCAATTTAAATAAAACTTACTCTTTTAATACAAAAACAAATCTATTATATAAAAAAGATGAATTAATCCATCTTTCTAAAAAAGAGACCCTTTTACTTAAAGCACTAATAACAAATATAAAGCAAATTAAAACAAAAGAGTTTTTAAAAAAATCCATATGGAATGATACAAATACATCAGATGCAACAATGAGAACTGTTATAAAAAGAGTAAAAGATAAGGTATCTGATGATGATTTTATTAGTTCAATAAAAGGTATTGGTTACATTATAGAGTAA
- a CDS encoding DUF4168 domain-containing protein has product MLRIFFSIIAFCTLLSANQNTKLENAQVSNKEIKNFANASVKLNTLKVSIQNKMDKKYKKTEQPLSSKEVESYNQEFMNKAKVVIQDNNLTIQKYNSLSQLFKNDNNFKARVQSLLLKK; this is encoded by the coding sequence ATGTTAAGAATATTTTTCTCAATAATTGCTTTTTGTACTCTTTTAAGTGCAAATCAAAATACTAAATTAGAAAATGCTCAAGTAAGTAATAAAGAAATTAAAAATTTTGCAAATGCATCAGTTAAACTAAATACTTTAAAAGTTTCTATTCAAAATAAAATGGATAAAAAATATAAAAAGACTGAACAGCCTTTGTCAAGTAAAGAAGTAGAAAGCTACAATCAAGAGTTTATGAATAAAGCAAAAGTTGTTATTCAAGATAATAATCTTACAATACAAAAATATAATTCACTTTCTCAGTTGTTTAAAAATGATAATAATTTTAAAGCAAGAGTACAGTCATTATTATTGAAAAAATAA
- a CDS encoding TRAP transporter permease, which translates to MIKIKYFKEITFIYAIFISLFHFSVNIWGGLSNLWFNSAHFALLASLGFLTYEASKDKNEVSILNLIFAILSLLTFFYMMFFEESLYAVANSQMRTSDIIVASMTILLAIEMVRKSTGYVIPGIIVFCIAYILFLGQQFEGVFAFGGMSVERFLYRMFYTNEGLFGPIATISSTYVFMFILFAAFLLKSGAGDFIVDVANAVAGKYTGGTGHVAVISSALMGTISGSAVANTVSTGSITIPMMQKAGFKSKFAAAVEAAASTGGQIMPPIMGAGAFIMAQMTHIPFITIISVSVLPAILYFASIAFYINIHAKENKIKGENSNVKILPILREGFHFVIPLSTLIGLLIYGFTPTYSAGIAIVTIVLASYLTKNKRMGIKDILEALALGSKNMIVTGVLLIAVGIIVGVINISGIGITFSQLIMEWSGNSLFIAIVLIAIASLVLGMGLPVTASYVVLSVLSAPALVGLMLSPEMAALVNAGVQIPEVTMYLLSAHLIIFWLSQDSNLTPPVCLAAFAAAAIAKTPPMATGMTSWKVGKGMYIIPLLFAFTPLINGTWIERFEVFGFALFGIMSFSIVMEGFWDRKMSILERAVFAVAAILLLTPDTIFNMQSYLGVVQNTHIVGFGIFAVTIIMHKVLFKEESSYAKAN; encoded by the coding sequence ATGATAAAAATTAAATATTTTAAAGAAATCACTTTTATTTACGCGATATTTATATCACTATTTCATTTTAGTGTAAATATTTGGGGAGGATTAAGTAATTTATGGTTTAACTCTGCACACTTTGCACTTTTAGCTTCTCTTGGTTTTTTAACTTATGAAGCAAGTAAAGATAAAAATGAAGTTTCAATTTTAAATCTAATTTTTGCAATATTGTCACTTTTAACATTCTTTTATATGATGTTTTTTGAAGAGAGCCTTTATGCTGTTGCTAATTCACAAATGAGAACAAGTGATATAATTGTAGCAAGTATGACTATTTTATTAGCAATTGAAATGGTTAGAAAATCAACAGGATATGTAATACCTGGAATAATTGTTTTTTGTATTGCATACATATTATTTTTAGGACAACAATTTGAGGGTGTTTTTGCTTTTGGTGGTATGAGTGTAGAAAGATTTCTTTATAGAATGTTTTATACAAATGAGGGCTTATTTGGTCCTATTGCTACAATATCTTCAACTTATGTATTTATGTTTATTTTATTCGCTGCATTTTTATTAAAATCTGGTGCAGGTGATTTTATAGTTGATGTTGCAAACGCAGTTGCTGGGAAATATACAGGTGGTACTGGTCATGTAGCAGTTATTTCATCGGCTTTAATGGGAACTATATCAGGTTCTGCTGTTGCAAATACTGTTTCAACAGGTTCCATTACTATTCCTATGATGCAAAAAGCAGGTTTTAAATCAAAATTTGCAGCAGCAGTTGAAGCAGCAGCTAGTACAGGGGGTCAAATTATGCCTCCAATTATGGGTGCTGGTGCATTTATTATGGCGCAAATGACTCACATTCCATTTATTACTATTATCTCTGTTTCTGTTTTGCCTGCAATTTTATATTTTGCTTCAATAGCATTTTACATTAATATTCATGCTAAAGAAAATAAAATAAAAGGTGAAAATAGTAATGTTAAAATATTACCTATTTTAAGAGAGGGCTTTCACTTTGTAATTCCTTTATCAACTTTAATTGGTTTATTAATCTATGGATTTACACCTACATATTCAGCAGGTATAGCAATAGTAACTATAGTTTTAGCTTCATATCTTACAAAAAATAAAAGAATGGGAATAAAAGATATATTAGAAGCTTTAGCACTAGGTAGTAAAAATATGATTGTAACTGGTGTTTTACTTATTGCTGTTGGAATTATTGTAGGTGTTATTAATATATCAGGAATTGGTATTACTTTTTCTCAATTAATTATGGAATGGTCAGGGAATTCACTTTTTATTGCTATAGTTTTAATTGCTATTGCATCTTTAGTTTTGGGAATGGGATTACCTGTTACTGCATCATATGTTGTTTTATCAGTTTTATCTGCACCTGCTTTAGTAGGATTAATGTTAAGTCCAGAAATGGCAGCACTTGTAAATGCAGGAGTTCAAATTCCTGAAGTTACTATGTATTTATTATCTGCACATTTAATAATATTTTGGTTATCACAAGACTCAAATTTAACTCCTCCTGTATGTCTTGCTGCATTTGCAGCTGCTGCAATTGCTAAAACACCTCCAATGGCTACTGGTATGACATCTTGGAAAGTTGGAAAAGGTATGTATATTATTCCATTACTTTTTGCATTCACACCCTTAATTAATGGAACTTGGATAGAAAGGTTTGAAGTATTTGGTTTTGCATTATTTGGAATTATGTCTTTTTCAATTGTAATGGAAGGATTTTGGGATAGAAAAATGAGTATATTAGAAAGAGCTGTATTTGCAGTTGCTGCAATACTTTTATTAACTCCAGATACTATTTTTAACATGCAAAGTTACTTAGGAGTAGTTCAAAATACTCATATTGTTGGGTTTGGTATTTTTGCTGTGACAATTATAATGCATAAAGTATTATTTAAAGAAGAAAGCTCATATGCAAAAGCTAATTAA